The segment TCTAAAATCgcggttttacatattttattttgcatttcctcaatcatCCTTTAAAGCGTCAAAATTCAACCGTTTTCTCTGAAATAAGGACTTTTAGACAGCCATGCCCGTTTCATTTaccatcataattaaaataattctaaGAGTGAAAGTGATTTAAATATTTTACTCTCTAAACGTGGAGTGACAACAAGTAAAGTACCTCAGTATTGTTGTAGAAGCATCTTTATATAACACAAGTGAAACTgacattatttctttctttcttttctttcttctttttcttcttcttctttaggtgGAATTGGAAAACAAGAGGGGCACAGCTCTGATGGGAACCAGAGGCCGCCTTTTAAAGTATGAAAAATGGTAAGGCCCGGTACTACCTTTTAAAGTTCGAAAAATTGTAAGGCCTTGTACTACCTTTTAAAGTATGAAAAATGGTAAGGCCTTGTGCTACCTTTTAAAGTAACAAAAATGGTAAGGCCTGGTACTACCTTTTaaagtatgaaaaatgaaaatggtaaggcctggttcttccttttaaagtatgaaaaattgtaaatgccTCCTGGCACTACCTTTTAAAGTATGAAAAATGGTAAGTCCTGGTACTACCTTTTAAAGTATGAAAAATGGTAAGTCCTGGTACTACCTTTTAAAGTATGAAAAAATGATAAGGCCTGGTactaccttttaaaatatgaaaaatggtaAGTCCTGGTACTACCTTTTAAAGTGTGAAAAATTGTAAGGCCTTGTACTACCTTTTAGAATATGAAAAATGTTAAGTCCTGGTACTACCTTTTAAAGTTTGGAAAATGGTAAGTCCTGGTACTATCTTTTAAAGTATGAAAAGGGTAAAACCTGGTACTACCTTTTAAAGTATGAAAAATGGTAAGTCCTGGTACTACCTTTTAAAGTATGAAAAGGGTAAAACCTGGTACTACCTTTTAAAGTATGAAAAATTGTAAGTCCTGGTACTACCTTTTAAAGTATGAAAAATTGTAAGTCCTGGTACTACCTTTTAAAGTATGAAAAATGGTAAGGCCTTGTactaccttttaaaatatgaaaaagggtAAAACCTGGTACTACCTTTTAAAGTGTGAAAAATTGTAAGGCCTTGTACTACCTTTTAAAGTGTGAAAAATTGTAAGTCCTGGTACTACCTTTTAAAGTGTGAAAAATGGTAAGGCCTTGTactaccttttaaaatatgaaaaagggtAAAACCTGGTACTACCTTTTAAAGTGTGAAAAATGGTAAGGCCTGGTACTATCTTTTAAAGTATGAAAAATTGTAAGTCCTGGTACTACCTTTTAAAGTACGAAAAATGGTAAGTCCTGGTATACCTTTTAAGGTTTGAAAAATGGTAAGGCCTGGTACTACCTTTTGAAGTTTGAAAAGTTTTAAGTCCTGGCACTACCTTTTAAAGTATGAAAAAGGGTAAAACCTGGTACTACCTTTTAAAGTATGAAAAATTGTAAGTCCTGGTACTACCTTTTACAGTATGAAAAATTGTAAGGCCTTGTACTTAACCTTTGTAAAGTTTTAGAAAAATTGGTAAGGCCTTGTCTAACCTTTTAAAGTATGAAAAATTGTAAGTCCTGGTACTACCTTTTACAGTATGAAAAATTGTAAGGCCTTGTACTACCTTTTAAAGTATGAAAAATGGTAAGGCCTTGTACTACCTTTTAAAGTATGAAAAATTGTAAGTCCTTGTACTACCTTTTAAAGTGTGAAAAATTGTAAGGCCTTGGTACTACCTTTTAAAGTATGAAAAATTGTAAGTCCTGGTACTACCTTTTTAAAGTGTAAAAATTGTAAGTCCTGGAAACTAAGCTGGAAGAGGAAAACCAAAACTGTATGAGTCAAAGATTATTGATTTCTAATTCTAGTCACGTTTCTTTCAAGTTGGAAATGTATCCTGTAAAGCAGTATTCATTTCGTAACAGGATGAATGAGAACGCAAGGTAGTTTGATAACAAATAAGTTCTATCAGTTTAGCTTTACctaaacttttttatttgttttttaaagcaTTACCGGTGGCTGAGCAGGGAAAGGTGCGATagattttctgtttgtttgtcgGTTTGTTTGTCTAATATCATACAAATAATGTTTTGCGTTTAACTTTTGTGTATTATAGGTGTATATTTTCATGTGGCAAAGAGCTTTGCTTACATAATTCCTTCTTCAATAAATGTGGTAGCAGAAGTTCCGAGTAATTTGCTTAAAAATGGTTTGGCAATAACTACTGTCTAATTGAGATGAAAGCTATTGttgttttaaatgtatgttttgtgAAACAGTATGGAAGGTCTAATATTatcctttcctttacttttagATACACCCGAGACGTTTACCGCACCAAAAGAGTTAGAGAACACGAAAGCAGCCATCTTGTATACAGTGTAACCTGATTACATCAGCATGAGACTTCCGGAAACATTGGCGTTGTTAGTAGCTCTTGGCTTACTGATTGACACTTCAGCTTCCCAAAGCACTTCTGAATCTCAGTTTCAGTTACCCGGCAATTTAACATTAAGGAAGTGTGCTTGTCAAGCCAGTCAAATATTGCAGGGACAGAATGCGTGAACCAAGAGACATACGTTTCTTTTTACGATACTGCCCAAAACAGGGTTGAAAGAGTTAATACCAGCAGCTTTTTAGATGTGATAGTTGGTGACATTGAATGTCGTGAAGGGCTGTTGAAATTTACCCTTTTACAAAATGAATATTTGCTTTTAATAACAAATGGTGAACTATTCTGGCAAAAGGAAACTAGGATATTTCAAGAGTATTGTCTTGAAAATGTCGCTGATGGCTTGCTTGCACGTGTGTGCTTAGAGCCTCCTGTGGTACCTATATGCTGTCCCCCAGGTCATGTACTAGGCCCTAGAGACTCGTGCATTAATAGCTCCAACTCAGAGTCTTTTTCACCACCTCTTTCACTGAGTGGCGTAGCCCTTGGAGCAACTGAAGTGCTCCAAGAATATGTGAAGGAGATAACGTGCACTGGAATTGAGGAGGAACGTCGCGCGATTTTggggacagaggaggagagattaGAGTATAGCACTAAACAGGCTCTTCTGTTGCACAAAGTCCCGACCTATGATCGCATTGTCGAACCTGAAGAAAATTATTGCGTAGGTATCGATGAGTCATCTAAAGGTACTCCTCAGTATATAGCAAAGTACTGTTACACAGATCCCAAAGTAGAACATCATCATACGTGTCAAAATGTCACCTGTATAAGGAAATGCTGCCCTGCAAACCATTTCTTATTCCAGGCACAGTGTTTAGACTTTGGAAATGAAGCCTGGCGACCAGCATTTTTCGAAAAACAATCTTTGGAAAATGCGACTGAAGCCCCAGAAGATCTGTTCACTGTGTATGGGCTACCCTTATGTGGCTCTTTCTTTGCCCTGAAACCACATGAGATAGACGCTGACACATTGTACCTCCTAAAAGATGGAACACTTCATGTACCAAAACAAAAAGATTTTCTTCCTGATAGTTACTGTTTAGAATCTATGATGGTGGACGATGGCTCTTTCAAGGAGATTGCACTTGTCTGTGATGAACCTAACATAGAATGTGCATGGAAGAGCGTTTTACAGACAGTGCTCTTGAGCTTGTCTTGCGTGTTCCTGATAGTAACCCTTGCAGTTTACTTGGGTGTGGCTGACCTCAGAGACAGGACAAACGGACGCTGTTTGATATCGATGATTGCAGCCATGTTGGCTGCGTACATCAGCCTGTTGGTGAACAATCGAGAAACCGATCCAAGCGATCTTCAGTGCGTGTTAAGAGGTACGTATGTCATTTTCTTTCATCGTTGTTCCAATTAGCAGTGTCAGCTACAAAATACCGGTGCATAGTGCTATCGCCATTCGGAATTACAAATGAGTGAAGGTTTTGAAATTCAGTGGAAGTGAATGTAATATTAGGTAAATAATAGGAATAGTAAAACTGAAAAATTCCGGGTAAATAACTATTttcttaaatgtaaatatatgtttgtgaTCCTTTGCCCAGAACAgtatataggacaaaattttctgctaattttatgaatttgtataaaataaggacaaataaaatatactatactatactatacttaAATAAACTATACGTATATAGTCCACTATACTATACTTATACTATACTATTACTTATtactgttaattattattattattattatagtagaaaAATTAATTGCATTTTCCACTATCATACGTatgttcattctttttttctctcttttcttcaggaTTTTTTGGTCACTTCTTCGGGTTAGCCATGTTCTTCTGGCTGAACGTGATGTGTTTCGATATGTGGTCCACACT is part of the Macrobrachium nipponense isolate FS-2020 chromosome 6, ASM1510439v2, whole genome shotgun sequence genome and harbors:
- the LOC135216194 gene encoding LOW QUALITY PROTEIN: probable G-protein coupled receptor Mth-like 3 (The sequence of the model RefSeq protein was modified relative to this genomic sequence to represent the inferred CDS: inserted 1 base in 1 codon) produces the protein MRLPETLALLVALGLLIDTSASQSTSESQFQLPGNLTLRKCACQASQIXAGTECVNQETYVSFYDTAQNRVERVNTSSFLDVIVGDIECREGLLKFTLLQNEYLLLITNGELFWQKETRIFQEYCLENVADGLLARVCLEPPVVPICCPPGHVLGPRDSCINSSNSESFSPPLSLSGVALGATEVLQEYVKEITCTGIEEERRAILGTEEERLEYSTKQALLLHKVPTYDRIVEPEENYCVGIDESSKGTPQYIAKYCYTDPKVEHHHTCQNVTCIRKCCPANHFLFQAQCLDFGNEAWRPAFFEKQSLENATEAPEDLFTVYGLPLCGSFFALKPHEIDADTLYLLKDGTLHVPKQKDFLPDSYCLESMMVDDGSFKEIALVCDEPNIECAWKSVLQTVLLSLSCVFLIVTLAVYLGVADLRDRTNGRCLISMIAAMLAAYISLLVNNRETDPSDLQCVLRGFFGHFFGLAMFFWLNVMCFDMWSTLRSSQQQHQSKKTFLKYSIYAWGIPLIIAIVARIMDVVRPENFILPNFLEHKTCWFAVSGNAEYWLYFSGYISILLVVNLFFFIHVAITLARKLQQRQSVFDNSNSRSSNTNKTKKQALLYVKLFVVMGVVWIADVISSIAHRNTCSNYWIAFDIVNALQGVFIFLVAVCNRDNMKKFRGAWNPRLESMRTKISTIRGKSPISRRRRTDVSLATSETSRKTSVTSLPRKISSTSVPQFPLQEGGHRDMRHCSPPPRKHSGASNLEAFPMNPIEE